One stretch of Aeromicrobium fastidiosum DNA includes these proteins:
- the nuoN gene encoding NADH-quinone oxidoreductase subunit NuoN, with product MSTLLSSTSLASATDLPPIPAADIEYSLIAPLLIIAGAAIVGVLVEAFWPRATRFTAQAVLACLAIVAALADTVWVYTDLDRVEASLQARGQVAAEGALSVDGPGVFTWGILLVFGLLSMLLFAERRLEGGLSQFTGRAADAPGSAAEADAVRRRLEHSEVFPLALFALVGMMLFATANDLLTMFVALEVLSLPLYILCGLARRRRLLSQEAALKYFLLGAFSSVFFLYGVALAYGYSGSFELSAIDTAVTNRTGSETMLLAATALMAVGLLFKIGAAPFHTWTPDVYQGAPTPVTAFMAAGTKAAAFLALLRVFYVAFGGSQWDWRPTIVAIAIITMFLGAVVSISQTDVKRMLAYSSIAHAGFLLVGFVGVYAGVAGSDRVTSVSSVLFYLAVYGLSSIGAFAVVTLVRDSGGETTHLSKWAGLGRTSPLLAGAFAIFMLSFAGIPLTGGFIGKWGVFSAAYSGGFWWLVVVGVLVSALAAYFYVRVIVLMFFTDPVGDGPTVAVPSLLTTVVIVVAVVGTVGLGIIPGPVLDLAQHAGAFVR from the coding sequence ATGAGCACGCTCCTGTCGAGCACCTCGCTCGCGTCGGCCACCGACCTGCCGCCGATCCCCGCCGCCGACATCGAGTACTCGCTGATCGCGCCCCTGCTGATCATCGCCGGAGCCGCGATCGTGGGCGTGCTCGTCGAGGCGTTCTGGCCGCGGGCCACCCGCTTCACCGCCCAGGCGGTGCTGGCCTGCCTCGCGATCGTCGCGGCGCTGGCCGACACGGTCTGGGTCTACACCGATCTCGACCGCGTCGAGGCGAGCCTGCAGGCGCGCGGCCAGGTGGCCGCCGAGGGCGCGCTGTCGGTCGACGGCCCGGGCGTCTTCACATGGGGCATCCTGCTGGTGTTCGGGCTGCTCAGCATGCTGCTGTTCGCCGAGCGACGTCTCGAGGGCGGGCTGAGCCAGTTCACCGGACGCGCTGCCGACGCACCCGGCTCGGCCGCCGAGGCCGACGCCGTCCGTCGTCGCCTCGAGCACAGCGAGGTGTTCCCGCTCGCGCTGTTCGCGCTGGTCGGCATGATGCTGTTCGCGACCGCCAACGACCTGCTGACGATGTTCGTCGCGCTCGAGGTGCTGAGCCTGCCGCTCTACATCCTGTGCGGGCTCGCCCGACGTCGCCGGCTGCTGAGCCAGGAGGCGGCGCTCAAGTACTTCCTGCTCGGGGCGTTCTCGTCGGTGTTCTTCCTGTACGGCGTCGCGCTGGCCTACGGCTACTCCGGCAGCTTCGAGCTGTCGGCGATCGACACCGCCGTCACCAACCGCACCGGCAGCGAGACGATGCTCCTCGCGGCGACCGCGCTGATGGCGGTGGGCCTGCTGTTCAAGATCGGTGCCGCGCCGTTCCACACCTGGACGCCCGACGTCTACCAGGGCGCGCCGACCCCCGTCACGGCATTCATGGCCGCCGGCACCAAGGCGGCGGCGTTCCTCGCCCTGCTGCGGGTCTTCTACGTCGCCTTCGGTGGTTCGCAGTGGGACTGGCGGCCGACGATCGTGGCGATCGCGATCATCACGATGTTCCTGGGCGCCGTCGTCTCGATCTCGCAGACCGACGTCAAGCGGATGCTCGCGTACTCGTCGATCGCCCACGCGGGCTTCCTGCTGGTCGGCTTCGTCGGCGTCTACGCGGGCGTCGCCGGGTCGGACCGCGTCACGTCCGTCTCGAGCGTCCTGTTCTACCTCGCGGTCTACGGCCTGTCGTCGATCGGCGCGTTCGCGGTCGTGACGCTCGTGCGCGACTCCGGCGGCGAGACGACCCACCTGTCGAAGTGGGCCGGACTCGGTCGGACGTCACCGCTGCTCGCCGGTGCGTTCGCGATTTTCATGCTGTCGTTCGCTGGCATCCCGCTGACGGGCGGCTTCATCGGCAAGTGGGGCGTCTTCAGCGCCGCATACTCCGGCGGGTTCTGGTGGCTCGTGGTCGTCGGCGTGCTGGTCAGCGCCCTCGCGGCGTACTTCTACGTGCGGGTCATCGTGCTGATGTTCTTCACCGACCCGGTCGGCGACGGCCCGACGGTTGCCGTCCCCAGCCTGCTGACTACCGTGGTGATCGTCGTCGCTGTGGTGGGTACGGTCGGACTCGGTATCATTCCGGGACCGGTGCTGGATCTCGCACAGCATGCGGGCGCGTTCGTGCGCTGA
- a CDS encoding polyprenyl synthetase family protein has translation MSTLGVSFTDAALEARVSAGVDEVERQLVAAVDSPSRLVAEAAAHLLNAGGKRFRPLLVMLAAEFGDPSRPEVANSAVVVELTHLATLYHDDVMDEADIRRGAPSANSRWGNSVAILVGDFLFAQASDLVSDLGPDAVRIQARTFSRLVQGQIRETIGPDETEDALAHYLGVVADKTGSLIATAARFGAMMAGASDDVQETLTEFGERIGAAFQLADDVIDVASETGDSGKTPGTDLREGVPTLPTLIALRSTDDASARLRELLSKPLTDDAEHAEALALLRVHPAIAEARSYVQAEADAAGVLLAKLPDSPARAALQELCDTVATRLG, from the coding sequence GTGTCCACTCTGGGTGTCTCGTTCACCGACGCAGCCCTCGAGGCGCGGGTGTCCGCCGGGGTCGACGAGGTCGAACGGCAGCTCGTGGCGGCCGTCGACAGCCCGTCGCGGCTCGTCGCCGAGGCCGCGGCGCACCTGCTCAACGCCGGCGGCAAGCGGTTCCGGCCCCTGCTGGTCATGCTGGCCGCGGAGTTCGGCGATCCCAGCCGTCCAGAGGTGGCCAACTCAGCCGTCGTGGTCGAGCTGACCCACCTCGCGACGCTGTACCACGACGACGTCATGGACGAGGCCGACATCCGCCGCGGGGCGCCCAGCGCCAACTCGCGCTGGGGCAACTCGGTCGCGATCCTGGTCGGCGACTTCCTGTTCGCGCAGGCGTCCGACCTGGTCTCCGACCTCGGCCCCGATGCCGTCCGTATCCAGGCCCGCACGTTCTCACGCCTCGTGCAGGGACAGATCCGCGAGACGATCGGACCCGACGAGACCGAGGACGCCCTCGCGCACTACCTCGGGGTGGTCGCCGACAAGACCGGCTCGCTGATCGCGACGGCCGCCCGGTTCGGTGCCATGATGGCCGGCGCGAGCGACGACGTCCAGGAGACGCTCACCGAGTTCGGCGAGCGCATCGGTGCGGCGTTCCAGCTGGCCGATGACGTCATCGACGTCGCCAGCGAGACGGGCGATTCGGGCAAGACGCCCGGCACCGACCTGCGCGAGGGCGTCCCCACCCTGCCGACGCTCATCGCGCTGCGCTCCACCGACGACGCCAGCGCGCGGCTGCGCGAGCTGCTGTCGAAGCCGCTGACCGACGACGCCGAGCACGCCGAGGCGCTCGCGCTGCTGCGCGTCCACCCGGCGATCGCCGAGGCGCGGTCGTACGTGCAGGCCGAGGCCGACGCGGCCGGCGTCCTGCTGGCCAAGCTGCCCGACTCCCCGGCGCGCGCGGCCCTGCAGGAGCTCTGCGACACCGTCGCGACCCGCCTCGGCTAA